One segment of Solanum stenotomum isolate F172 chromosome 1, ASM1918654v1, whole genome shotgun sequence DNA contains the following:
- the LOC125852766 gene encoding calcium-dependent protein kinase 20-like, with protein sequence MGNTCIGPKLGNNGFLQSVTAVVWKTRQQEHLPLANKGDSNSHKTQEHSSVGSSKKVDGNDTNRFGGTQSTPPPHLKISGDDTNEKNSSSNVNNKPVEGVKQNKPSHVKRVSSIGLKIDSVLGRKTGNLKEICSLGKKLGQGQFGTTYLCVDKVHGKELACKSIAKRKLNTEEDVEDVRREIQIMHHLAGHPSVVQIVGAYEDAVEVHVVMELCAGGELFDRILQRGHYSEKKAAELARVIVGVVEACHSMGVMHRDLKPENFLFINQDEDSPLKTIDFGLSVFFKPGEIFTDVVGSPYYVAPEVLRKHYGLECDIWSAGVIIYILLSGVPPFWEETEQGIFEQVLKGELDFVSEPWPSISESAKDLVRKMLVRDPKKRLTAHEVLCHPWVRVGGVAPDKPLDSAVLTRLNQFSAMNKLKKIAVRVIAESLSAEEIAGLKEMFKMIDTDNSGNITLEELKKGLERVGADLKDSEITSLMQAADTDNSGTIDYGEFIAAMLHLNKIQKEDHMYAAFSYFDQDGSGYITKDELQQACEKFGMSNIPIEELMREVDQDNDGRIDYNEFVAMMQDTGFGEMGSRRR encoded by the exons ATGGGGAATACATGTATAGGACCCAAATTGGGTAACAATGGATTCTTGCAATCAGTAACAGCAGTTGTTTGGAAAACAAGACAACAAGAACATTTACCTCTTGCAAATAAAGGGGACTCAAATTCCCACAAAACCCAAGAGCATTCATCCGTCGGATCGTCGAAGAAAGTAGATGGAAATGATACTAATAGATTTGGTGGTACTCAGAGTACTCCACCCCCACACCTTAAGATTAGTGGAGATGATACTAATGAGAAGAATTCATCATCAAATGTTAATAATAAGCCAGTGGAAGGAGTGAAACAGAATAAACCTAGTCATGTTAAGCGAGTATCGAGCATTGGGCTTAAAATCGACTCTGTTTTGGGAAGAAAAACTGGTAATTTGAAGGAGATTTGTAGTTTAGGGAAGAAGCTTGGACAAGGTCAATTTGGGACGACGTATTTATGTGTGGACAAG GTACATGGAAAGGAGTTGGCGTGTAAGTCCATTGCTAAGAGGAAGTTGAATACCGAGGAGGATGTCGAGGATGTAAGAAGGGAGATTCAGATTATGCACCATTTGGCAGGGCACCCTAGTGTGGTACAAATAGTAGGGGCTTATGAGGATGCTGTTGAAGTGCATGTCGTGATGGAGCTTTGTGCGGGTGGGGAGCTTTTCGACAGGATTTTACAGAGAGGACATTACAGTGAGAAGAAGGCAGCTGAACTCGCTAGGGTAATTGTAGGTGTCGTGGAAGCATGTCATTCCATGGGTGTCATGCATAGGGACCTCAAACCCGAGAACTTTCTTTTTATCAACCAGGATGAAGATTCGCCCTTGAAGACAATCGACTTTGGGTTATCAGTGTTCTTCAAGCCAG GTGAAATCTTCACTGATGTTGTCGGAAGCCCTTATTATGTTGCCCCGGAAGTGTTGCGGAAGCATTATGGTTTAGAATGTGATATATGGAGTGCTGGAGTGATCATTTATATTTTACTAAGTGGAGTTCCCCCCTTCTGGGAAG AGACGGAGCAAGGAATATTTGAACAGGTTCTAAAAGGGGAACTTGACTTTGTATCAGAACCTTGGCCATCTATATCAGAAAGTGCAAAAGATCTTGTCAGAAAGATGCTTGTGAGAGATCCGAAAAAGCGGCTAACAGCTCATGAAGTCCTTT GTCACCCATGGGTCCGTGTTGGCGGAGTAGCTCCAGATAAGCCTCTTGATTCTGCTGTTCTGACTCGTCTCAATCAATTCTCTGCaatgaacaaattaaaaaagataGCAGTTCGA GTTATTGCTGAAAGCCTATCTGCAGAGGAAATTGCAGGACTCAAGGAAATGTTCAAAATGATAGATACTGATAATAGTGGAAATATTACGTTGGAGGAACTGAAGAAAGGTTTGGAACGAGTAGGTGCCGATCTGAAGGATTCAGAAATAACTAGTTTAATGCAAGCG GCAGATACTGATAATAGTGGTACCATTGACTACGGCGAGTTTATAGCAGCTATGCTCCATCTAAATAAAATTCAGAAGGAAGATCACATGTATGCTGCTTTTTCTTATTTCGATCAAGATGGTAGCGGATACATCACAAAGGACGAGCTCCAACAAGCTTGTGAGAAGTTCGGGATGAGCAACATCCCCATCGAAGAACTTATGCGTGAAGTTGATCAAGATAAT GATGGACGCATAGATTACAATGAATTTGTAGCAATGATGCAAGATACTGGTTTTGGCGAAATGGGGAGCAGAAGGAGGTaa
- the LOC125842957 gene encoding uncharacterized protein LOC125842957, with protein MAPLTKITFLVIAISFFLTIPSNAFDYTLKTSLSAPSSLPTPTTPTTQKPQILDGPVQKVVVASQNVPSFVKATMVGTMSKTQEFIKNVIEKRLTLSAKMDHYRKDCLETCKEVYGDAIDAMKKASQDVKAQNFYKANMDLSAMYSYIETCHDCVVETKENDLAFQNFEKWAKGVASDCLDKVSKEYYKN; from the coding sequence ATGGCTCCtctaacaaaaataacttttcttgTTATTGCAAtttccttcttcctcacaattCCATCAAATGCATTTGATTATACATTAAAAACATCTCTTTCAGCTCCATCTTCTCTTCCTACTCCAACAACTCCTACTACTCAAAAACCTCAAATCTTAGATGGTCCAGTACAAAAAGTCGTTGTTGCAAGTCAAAATGTACCATCATTTGTTAAAGCAACAATGGTTGGCACAATGTCCAAGACACaagaatttatcaaaaatgtaattgagaaaagattgaCTTTAAGTGCAAAAATGGATCATTATAGAAAAGATTGTCTTGAAACATGCAAAGAGGTGTATGGAGATGCAATTGATGCAATGAAAAAGGCATCACAAGATGTTAAAGCACAAAATTTTTACAAAGCAAATATGGATCTTAGTGCAATGTATTCATACATTGAAACTTgccatgattgtgttgttgagacaaaagaaaatgatcttgccttccaaaattttgaaaagtggGCAAAAGGTGTTGCTAGTGATTGTCTTGATAAAGTTTCTAAAGAAtactataaaaattaa